One window of the Serinus canaria isolate serCan28SL12 chromosome 9, serCan2020, whole genome shotgun sequence genome contains the following:
- the RNF13 gene encoding E3 ubiquitin-protein ligase RNF13 produces MLLSIGMLMLSATQIYTIVTVQLFAFLNLLPVEADILAYNLENGTQTFDDLPARFGYRLPAEGLKGFLINSKPENACEPIAPPPLRDNSSGAFIVLIRRLECNFDVKVLNAQRAGYKAAIVHNVDSDDLISMGSNDIEVLKKIDIPSVFIGETSANSLKEEFTYEKGGHVVLIPEFSLPLEYYLIPFLIIVGICLILIVIFMITKFVQDRHRARRNRLRKDQLKKLPVHKFKKGDEYDVCAICLDEYEDGDKLRILPCSHAYHCKCVDPWLTKTKKTCPVCKQKVVPSQGDSDSETDSSQEENEVSENTPLLRPLASVSTQSFGALSESHSHQNMTESSEYEEDDNDNVDSSDAENGMNEESVVVQLQPSEDREYRVANTV; encoded by the exons ATGCTGTTATCAATAGGAATGCTGATGTTGTCTGCCACTCAGATATACACTATTGTGACTGTGCAGTTGTTTGCCTTCCTGAATCTTTTACCTGTGGAGGCAGATATTTTAGCA TATAACCTTGAAAATGGAACCCAGACATTTGATGATCTGCCTGCTAGATTTGGCTACAGACTGCCAGCAGAAGGCttgaag GGATTTCTAATAAATTCCAAACCAGAGAATGCATGTGAACCTATAGCCCCACCTCCACTGAGAGACAACTCCTCTGGTGCTTTTATTGTGTTAATCCGAAGGCTGGAGTGCAACTTTGATGTCAAG GTCTTGAATGCCCAGAGAGCTGGATACAAGGCAGCTATAGTTCACAATGTTGATTCTGATGACCTCATAAGCATGGGATCCAACGACA TTGAGGTTTTAAAGAAGATTGACATTCCTTCTGTCTTTATTGGTGAGACATCAGCTAATTCTCTTAAAGAGGAGTTTACTTACGAAAAAGG TGGCCATGTTGTGTTAATTCCGGAGTTCAGTCTTCCTTTGGAGTACTACTTAATCCCTTTCCTAATAATAGTAGGGATCTGTCTTATTCTCATCGTCATATTTATG ATAACAAAATTTGTTCAGGACAGACACAGAGCAAGAAGGAATCGGCTTAGGAAGGATCAGCTTAAGAAACTTCCTGTACATAAGTTTAAGAAAG GAGATGAATATGATGTGTGTGCCATTTGTCTGGACGAATATGAGGATGGAGACAAGCTCAGGATCCTTCCGTGCTCTCATG CATATCACTGCAAGTGTGTGGACCCATGgctgacaaaaacaaaaaaaacctgtccTGTGTGTAAGCAGAAAGTGGTCCCTTCCCAGGGGGACTCTGACTCGGAGACAGACAGCAGCCAAGAGGAGAATGAAGTGTCTGAGAACACTCCTCTGCTCAGGCCTTTGGCCTCGGTCAGCACACAGTCCTTCGGGGCTCTGTCAGAGTCCCATTCCCACCAGAACATGACCGAGTCCTCGGAGTATGAGGAGGATGACAATGACAATGTTGATAGCAGTGATGCGGAAAATGGGATGAATGAAGAAAGTGTAGTGGTTCAGCTGCAGCCCAGTGAGGACAGGGAGTACAGAGTGGCAAACACTGTCTGA
- the PFN2 gene encoding profilin-2 isoform X1: protein MAGWQSYVDNLMCDGCCQEAAIVGYCDAKYVWAATAGGIFQSITPGEIDMIVGKDREGFFTNGLTLGAKKCSVIRDSLYVDGDCTMDIRTKSQGGEPTYNVAVGRAGRVLVFVMGKEGVHGGGLNKKAYSMAKYLRDSGF from the exons ATGGCCGGCTGGCAGAGCTACGTGGACAACCTGATGTGCgatggctgctgccaggaggcCGCCATTGTGGGCTACTGCGACGCCAAGTACGTCTGGGCAGCCACGGCCGGCGGCATCTTCCAGAGCATCACG CCAGGAGAAATAGATATGATTGTAGGAAAAGACCGAGAGGGTTTCTTCACCAACGGTCTGACCCTTGGTGCAAAGAAGTGCTCTGTGATCAGAGATAGCCTGTATGTCGATGGTGACTGCACAATGGACATCAGGACAAAGAGTCAAGGTGGTGAGCCGACATATAATGTTGCTGTAGGCAGAGCTGGGCGAG tctTGGTCTTTGTAATGGGCAAAGAAGGGGTCCATGGAGGCGGATTGAATAAGAAGGCATACTCAATGGCAAAATACTTGAGAGACTCTGGGTTCTAG
- the PFN2 gene encoding profilin-2 isoform X2, giving the protein MAGWQSYVDNLMCDGCCQEAAIVGYCDAKYVWAATAGGIFQSITPGEIDMIVGKDREGFFTNGLTLGAKKCSVIRDSLYVDGDCTMDIRTKSQGGEPTYNVAVGRAGRALVIVMGKEGVHGGTLNKKAYELALYLRRSDV; this is encoded by the exons ATGGCCGGCTGGCAGAGCTACGTGGACAACCTGATGTGCgatggctgctgccaggaggcCGCCATTGTGGGCTACTGCGACGCCAAGTACGTCTGGGCAGCCACGGCCGGCGGCATCTTCCAGAGCATCACG CCAGGAGAAATAGATATGATTGTAGGAAAAGACCGAGAGGGTTTCTTCACCAACGGTCTGACCCTTGGTGCAAAGAAGTGCTCTGTGATCAGAGATAGCCTGTATGTCGATGGTGACTGCACAATGGACATCAGGACAAAGAGTCAAGGTGGTGAGCCGACATATAATGTTGCTGTAGGCAGAGCTGGGCGAG CATTGGTTATAGTCATGGGAAAGGAAGGTGTCCATGGAGGGACACTCAACAAGAAAGCATATGAACTGGCTTTATACCTGAGGAGGTCTGATGTCTGA